A single genomic interval of Zingiber officinale cultivar Zhangliang chromosome 4A, Zo_v1.1, whole genome shotgun sequence harbors:
- the LOC121971551 gene encoding uncharacterized protein LOC121971551 translates to MAAICMLNRSLNLYRCFRRSSSLDFASDAMAVAVVGRKGKMNKPCLPPIICSAPLERSSEVQQQLLTEEEAQETRASFSLVREMITVLIVKLRIRSYMRLS, encoded by the exons ATGGCGGCGATCTGTATGCTTAACAGGTCGCTAAATCTCTATCGATGTTTCCGGCGCTCCTCCTCGTTGGACTTTGCGTCTGATGCGATGGCGGTGGCAGTGGTCGGGAGAAAAGGGAAGATGAATAAGCCGTGCTTGCCCCCCATCATTTGCAGCGCCCCCTTGGAACGTAGTTCTGAGGTCCAGCAACAGCTTCTGACCGAGGAAGAGGCCCAAGAG ACTCGTGCTTCCTTTTCCTTAGTCAGAGAGATGATCACAGTGTTAATTGTAAAGCTTAGAATAAGGAGTTACATGAGATTGTCATGA
- the LOC121972875 gene encoding uncharacterized protein LOC121972875: MIGRGGGVTRLKQHLVGGYPNVSNCPKVSQEVRRAMKEELDGRKTLKYKQQQERELVDSRSSKEPIYDEMEGRGEVPNDEDFLTALSASRTQYDYEQNMQHRSDSGASGSDSTTASTLGRSASVRITSTQGANNTYYRSMVSNIQKSGPGIQPPTAYEIVGPYLDEQVEEIKTWILSCKKQWSLYGVTLMCDGWTGPTRMSIINFLLYCNRKVIFHKSIDATTDYHDAPYIFRLMDSVVHEIGAEHIVQVITDNGANFKRAGEMLEQRYR; encoded by the exons ATGATTGGACGCGGCGGCGGGGTCACACGCTTAAAACAACATCTTGTTGGTGGATATCCGAATGTTTCTAATTGTCCAAAAGTTTCTCAAGAAGTTCGTCGTGCAATGAAAGAGGAACTTGATGGCAGAAAAACATTAAAGTATAAACAACAACAAGAACGTGAACTTGTTGATAGTCGAAGCTCTAAAGAACCAATCTATGATGAAATGGAAGGTCGTGGTGAAGTTCCAAATGATGAAGACTTTTTAACAGCTCTCAGTGCCTCTCGAACTCAATATGACTATGAGCAAAATATGCAACATAGAAGTGACTCTGGTGCTAGTGGAAGTGACTCAACTACTGCATCAACATTaggaaggagtgcaagtgttcgtATTACTTCAACACAAGGTG caaacaacaCATACTACCGTAGCATGGTGTCCAACATCCAAAAATCTGGTCCTGGTATTCAACCTCCGACTGCATATGAAATTGTCGGTCCATATTTAGATGAACAAGTGGAGGAGATCAAGACTTGGATCCTATCATGCAAGAAACAATGGAGCTTATATGGGGTTACGTtgatgtgtgatggctggacaggACCTACACGGATGAGCATCATCAACTTTCTACTATACTGCAATAGAAAGGTGATATTTCATAAATCTATTGATGCAACTACAGACTATCATGATGCACCCTACATATTTCGTTTGATGGATAGTGTAGTTCACGAGATAGGTGCAGAACATATAGTACAGGTGATTACAGATAATGGTGCCAACTTTAAAAGGGCTGGAGAGATGTTGGAGCAAAG ATATCGGTAA
- the LOC121971552 gene encoding uncharacterized protein LOC121971552: MDAAEWWLQYGGSAPNLKKIAVRILSQTTSSSGCERNWSTFSLIHTKVQNRLSYRRLEKMVYVHYNMRLQLRAITEENEEQESGDVDPFDIGFVQTENDPMMD; encoded by the exons ATGGATGCAG ctgagtggtggttacaatatggaggatcagctccaaatttgaaaaagattgcAGTACGAATTCTCTCACAGACAACGTCTTCAAGCGGTTGTGAAAGAAATTGGTCAACTTTCTCCCTCATTCATACAAAAGTACAAAATCGTCTTTCTTATCGTCGCTTGGAGAAGATGGTCTACGTTCATTATAATATGCGTCTTCAACTAAGAGCAATAACAGAAGAGAATGAAGAACAGGAGTCTGGTGATGTAGACCcatttgatattggatttgtccaGACTGAGAATGATCCAATGATGGATTAG